Below is a genomic region from Ancylomarina subtilis.
CAAAAATGGCTTGTGCACAAAAGCTGTATCAAGACGAGATTCCCAAACAGTCTGGGGTGCCAGCTCCAAAACCGGATTGTGCTTCACAAAAATATTATTGTAGATCAAATCTTCATTGGCACTCATTTGCACACCAATGGCTTGAAATTTATTGAGTTCTTCGCTATTTTTCTGTAAGCTTTCTGTGAGATCATCATTCAGAAAACCTAAGATAACCTTATTGGAACGCGGCATATTCGTATAGAAAAAGAAATTCGCCTTATTGGATAAATACTCCTTACTTTCATCAAAAACGGGATTTTTGTCCAGAGTTTTTCGCAGAAATGAAGCATGAACGAATTCTGATAATTGAGCTTTACTCTTGCCAAAAATCAAATAATTATCGAAAATTGTGACATAGGTCATTGGTGCTCCTTTGAAGAAACGACCAAATATTTTTTCAAGAATCAGATCGTCCGGCATTCTGAACACATCAAATTCTGTCGCGCCATCAAGTCTGAAACTTGTTGAGTAGTAAGATAAACTGCGTTTATTCTTCTGGGCATAAAAATTTAACATCTTCACTATTTTTTCCTTGGCAGCACTAGCCGATTTTGTTCGGATAACTGAAAATTGCTGATCGCTCTGATTATCTAAATATACCAAAGCAATTTCCTTATGTATTAGCGAGTAAATCAACTCTTCAAAATCGGTTCCTGTTTTATCCTTTAAATCTTTCAACCCCTCCAAATATGTTTTCAGACCATCGCTTCCCTCAAGAAACTTCCGATAGTCCTCTTTGTGTTGCTGAGGATCATTTAATCCTAAAATAGCGACTAAACCTGAGTTGCCTGGCAAAACGGATTCCAATTCCATTTTCACAGCATCCTGCTTCATAAAAATGTTCAGGTAATTATTTTCCGCCTTATCTGAATATGAAAAACCATTCAGTAAGACCAAATGGTCGCGAAAACTTAAATCCAACTCAGCCCAATTCCCCAAATGAGAATAATTCGTCATGTGCGATTTTATCTCTTTCTCAAAAAGAGCTGCAACCTGCTTTTGACACTTTTTAAGATTGAAATAAACATTGGCATCTACATTTTCTCCCTTTGTTTTAAAAACCTGATTAAATCCTTTGCTTTCACTTATCGATCCGGGCTCTCCAAGCTGTCGGACTGAATTCTCAAGATAAATCATTGATGAACTCAACAACATCAGCCCTTTTGAAAAACAAAAATGCAAGAAGTTTTTGTCCGTATTAGTCTTAACTGTATACAAATTCACACCATTATATTCTCTGCTTATCGGCTCTTTCTGCGAGCTGAAATTATCTAACATGAAGGTCTGAATCCTCTTTTCCTCAAGATAGCTTCGAACAGGAATCACATAAAGGTATTCAATCTGATTCTTTCCCATAATCTGACTCGCAATCGTCAGTGATCTGTTTAAATCAATTTCTGAATCCGAGGACGAATCATTAATCAAAGCAGAAAGATGCTTCAGATTTTTATCTATTTTGTCAAATGTATCAAACTGACAAAGTTCTTTCCAGACGCCTTGGTTTTTTTCAAGTTTTGAAATCAAGTCCTCAACATCATCAAAATGAATCATAATTTCAGAAGAAGGAGGAATAGCCAGAAAGTGATTGCTAGTCTTATATTCTTTCTGTTTTTGCATATAGATATAGGCCATGGCGAGAAGTCCAACAAAGAATATGACCAATAAGGGAATCAAACTTTTTTTTAACATACAAACAGTTTTTCTCTAGCAGATTTTAAACATCAAAAACAAAATTAACAATTTATACTAAAACAACATGATACATTTTAGCTAGCTTTTAGTTAAAAACCAGATGCTTTATGGATCTTGTTTTTAATTAAAGGATCTGTTATATCTTTGCAGTCAAATAAAAAACATCAATATTGATTTTTAGACTATCCCGTTTCACAGATTTTCATCTGATCCGTTACTCAATTTAGTCCAACAGAATATTGGAGTTTCAATCAAAAGTGCTTGTTCTTAAATAGGTTATAAAGTGAAGATAGGAAATTTAGATTTAGGGGATCAACCCGTTTTGCTGGCACCCATGGAAGATGTGACCAACCCACCCTTTCGTTTGTTGTGCAAACAATATGGCGCCGATTTGATGTATACCGAATTTGTGTCATCTGATGCATTGATTCGTTCAGTCAATCGCACCATGA
It encodes:
- a CDS encoding DUF3352 domain-containing protein; this encodes MLKKSLIPLLVIFFVGLLAMAYIYMQKQKEYKTSNHFLAIPPSSEIMIHFDDVEDLISKLEKNQGVWKELCQFDTFDKIDKNLKHLSALINDSSSDSEIDLNRSLTIASQIMGKNQIEYLYVIPVRSYLEEKRIQTFMLDNFSSQKEPISREYNGVNLYTVKTNTDKNFLHFCFSKGLMLLSSSMIYLENSVRQLGEPGSISESKGFNQVFKTKGENVDANVYFNLKKCQKQVAALFEKEIKSHMTNYSHLGNWAELDLSFRDHLVLLNGFSYSDKAENNYLNIFMKQDAVKMELESVLPGNSGLVAILGLNDPQQHKEDYRKFLEGSDGLKTYLEGLKDLKDKTGTDFEELIYSLIHKEIALVYLDNQSDQQFSVIRTKSASAAKEKIVKMLNFYAQKNKRSLSYYSTSFRLDGATEFDVFRMPDDLILEKIFGRFFKGAPMTYVTIFDNYLIFGKSKAQLSEFVHASFLRKTLDKNPVFDESKEYLSNKANFFFYTNMPRSNKVILGFLNDDLTESLQKNSEELNKFQAIGVQMSANEDLIYNNIFVKHNPVLELAPQTVWESRLDTAFVHKPFLVTNHYTQEKEILVQDLKNQLYLINPASGRILWKRPLSSPIVGEVSQIDVYRNNKLQYLFVTEDKLHLIDRNGDNVANYPVLLRSKAVRGASVFDYSNNRNYRIFIPCEDRKVYAYSKDGKLIDGWKFKKAENPIISEIQHFRIKSKDYIVFADAYRVYFLNRRGQVRLRPQKQISKSRHNAFYLEPASSRHPDRIVTSDREGNIQYFYMDGKVETKKFTDLGKDHYFIAKDINADGESEYIVSHDQTLNVFDTKGSTLLDLEFNSSISDSPAVYQFSPRDFEIGICLKGDNEIHLIKMNGQNHKGFPLKGNTAFSITFSNGLQKGFHLFACDNRNFLLNYSVK